From a region of the Nitrospira sp. genome:
- a CDS encoding low molecular weight phosphotyrosine protein phosphatase, with amino-acid sequence MSQVESAPARSLARSMKNAVNDVLNRWRYQVLLNQQVFPTPPRTILVVCKGNICRSPLAEAYLKHEVEKNGLPVAVSSAGLETSFGKPAHPLAQVVGTQKGLSLHKHATQPLHKDQVEGADLILVMEWRQRNRLVKLYPQAKGKVFLLRQFYDQTVREVADPYSGTIEDFEACFSMMKQACDVLVKQMVSVDRRPQ; translated from the coding sequence ATGTCTCAGGTAGAATCTGCCCCTGCCCGAAGTCTTGCGCGTTCCATGAAGAACGCCGTCAATGACGTGTTGAATCGCTGGCGGTATCAAGTGCTCCTGAATCAGCAAGTCTTTCCCACGCCACCGCGCACAATCTTAGTGGTGTGCAAGGGGAACATCTGTCGCAGCCCTTTGGCGGAGGCGTATCTCAAGCATGAGGTAGAGAAGAACGGCTTGCCGGTTGCCGTTTCCTCGGCTGGACTTGAGACCTCCTTCGGAAAGCCTGCACATCCCCTCGCACAGGTCGTCGGAACGCAAAAGGGGCTCTCACTTCATAAGCATGCGACACAGCCTCTACACAAAGACCAGGTGGAGGGGGCGGACCTCATTCTTGTGATGGAGTGGCGGCAGCGCAATCGTCTCGTGAAATTGTACCCGCAGGCCAAAGGGAAAGTGTTTCTGTTGCGACAATTTTATGACCAGACAGTGCGGGAGGTTGCGGATCCGTACAGCGGGACCATAGAAGACTTTGAAGCCTGCTTTTCCATGATGAAACAGGCCTGTGATGTGCTCGTGAAACAGATGGTATCGGTCGACAGACGCCCGCAATAG